A single Corynebacterium resistens DSM 45100 DNA region contains:
- a CDS encoding sulfate adenylyltransferase subunit 1 — MTTATIDTNAGTETTQLPTLRLCTAGSVDDGKSTFVGRLLHDTKSILADQYESVQRVSNARGLENPDLSLLVDGLRAEREQGITIDVAYRYFATDKRSFILADTPGHVQYTRNTVTGLSTSELVVVLVDARNGVIEQTRRHLTVAAMLQISHVVVAVNKIDAVDFSEDVFNTVKKDVDALSAELGLRHVDVVPTSALLGDNVVERSVNTPWYTGPSVLEILEQATPGAENKSINRQLRFPIQLVIRDHATDYCGYAGRVAAGAVSVGDKVVADGFEAVIEGIDGPAGEQHTATRGESVTLRLDREIDLSRGDIIGGLDLPNPVNTFEATVFQLAETPLRLRSNVLVRYGSALVRGRVDEVLRRADDLVDAPRVAGGAADGTADASATEDVSDIQHLQLNDIAEVRITVADPLPVESYRRGGRVGSLLVIHPQTGDTLAAGLVK; from the coding sequence ATGACTACCGCCACCATTGACACAAACGCTGGAACGGAAACCACCCAGCTACCCACCTTGCGACTATGCACTGCCGGTAGCGTGGACGACGGCAAGTCCACCTTCGTGGGGCGCCTGCTGCACGATACGAAGTCCATCCTCGCGGACCAGTACGAATCTGTACAGCGTGTCTCCAACGCCCGTGGTCTGGAAAACCCCGACCTTTCTTTGTTGGTGGATGGCTTGCGCGCCGAGCGCGAGCAGGGCATCACCATCGATGTGGCATATCGCTACTTCGCCACCGATAAGCGCAGCTTCATCTTGGCGGATACCCCGGGGCACGTGCAGTACACCCGCAACACCGTCACGGGGCTTTCCACCTCAGAGCTAGTCGTCGTTCTCGTCGATGCGCGCAACGGGGTAATCGAACAGACCCGTCGCCACCTCACTGTTGCAGCCATGCTGCAGATTTCGCATGTTGTTGTGGCCGTTAACAAGATCGACGCCGTCGACTTCAGCGAAGACGTTTTCAACACGGTCAAAAAGGACGTGGACGCGCTGTCTGCCGAACTCGGTTTGCGCCACGTGGATGTTGTCCCCACTTCTGCTTTGCTGGGTGACAATGTTGTGGAACGCAGCGTCAATACCCCGTGGTACACCGGCCCGAGCGTGCTAGAAATCCTGGAGCAGGCCACCCCAGGTGCAGAGAACAAATCCATCAATCGCCAGTTGCGTTTCCCCATTCAGCTAGTCATTCGTGATCACGCCACTGACTACTGTGGCTACGCCGGGCGCGTGGCGGCCGGAGCTGTTTCGGTAGGGGACAAGGTCGTCGCCGATGGATTCGAAGCGGTGATTGAAGGTATCGATGGTCCGGCTGGCGAGCAACACACCGCCACCCGTGGCGAATCCGTCACTTTGCGCCTAGACCGCGAGATCGACCTCTCCCGAGGCGACATCATTGGTGGCCTGGATCTGCCGAATCCCGTAAACACTTTTGAAGCTACCGTGTTCCAACTGGCCGAAACGCCTCTTCGCCTGCGGTCCAATGTCTTGGTGCGCTACGGCTCCGCACTTGTACGCGGACGGGTGGATGAAGTGCTGCGCCGCGCTGATGACCTGGTCGATGCGCCACGCGTAGCCGGTGGCGCAGCAGATGGAACGGCTGATGCCAGCGCGACTGAGGATGTCAGCGATATTCAGCACCTCCAACTCAATGACATTGCTGAGGTTCGCA
- the cysD gene encoding sulfate adenylyltransferase subunit CysD codes for MKPLSPHLADLEAEAIEILREVAGQFERPALLFSGGKDSVVVLELAKRAFAPSPVPFELVHVDTGHNFPEVIEFRDMISADPRVNLHVALVQDWIDSGAIQERPDGTRNPLQTVPLVETIQNRGYDAVLGGARRDEEKARAKERVFSVRDSFGGWNPRRQRPELWGLYNGRHQVGENIRVFPISNWTEADVWDYIRDRDVEVPAIYYSHQREVFERNGMWLTPGEWGGPKEGEELVTKTVRYRTVGDMSCTGAVLSEATTIEDVIDEIRTSTTTERGATRADDKLSESSMEDRKKEGYF; via the coding sequence ATGAAACCACTGTCCCCACACCTCGCGGATCTAGAAGCGGAAGCCATCGAGATTCTGCGCGAGGTCGCGGGGCAGTTCGAACGCCCAGCACTGCTGTTCTCGGGCGGCAAGGATTCCGTCGTAGTGCTGGAATTGGCCAAGCGTGCTTTTGCTCCCTCGCCGGTGCCGTTTGAATTGGTTCATGTTGATACCGGACACAACTTCCCGGAGGTCATCGAGTTCCGAGATATGATTTCCGCCGATCCCCGCGTGAATCTGCACGTGGCACTCGTGCAGGATTGGATTGATTCCGGCGCGATCCAGGAACGCCCGGATGGCACCCGAAATCCATTGCAGACCGTTCCCTTGGTCGAGACCATCCAAAACCGTGGCTACGATGCCGTGCTTGGTGGCGCACGCCGCGATGAGGAAAAGGCCCGCGCCAAGGAGCGCGTGTTTTCCGTTCGCGATAGCTTCGGCGGTTGGAACCCACGCCGCCAGCGGCCGGAACTGTGGGGCCTATACAACGGGCGGCACCAAGTCGGCGAAAACATTCGTGTATTCCCAATCTCTAACTGGACTGAAGCTGATGTGTGGGACTACATCCGTGACCGCGATGTGGAAGTCCCCGCTATCTACTACTCCCACCAGCGCGAAGTTTTCGAGCGCAATGGCATGTGGCTTACTCCCGGCGAATGGGGTGGCCCCAAGGAGGGCGAAGAACTCGTCACGAAAACCGTCCGCTACCGCACCGTAGGCGACATGAGTTGTACCGGGGCCGTGCTATCTGAAGCCACGACGATCGAAGACGTAATCGACGAAATCCGCACCTCCACCACCACCGAACGCGGTGCCACCCGCGCAGATGACAAGCTCAGCGAGTCCTCCATGGAAGACCGCAAGAAGGAAGGGTACTTCTGA
- a CDS encoding phosphoadenylyl-sulfate reductase, giving the protein MSLVSAAGSLGGHAGDYRDPAISPDGEPTTTTPLADVQRQAHESLAAKWNPELEKFSAEEILDWADEHVAGSIAVTMSMQDTVLAELAEGRLRNAELVFLDTGYHFDETIQTRDQVAERYRLPLRNVTPTLSRKEQDKVYGPRLYLRDNTACCRMRKVEPLARMLNPFTAWVTGIRRVDSALRANTPVLEVDRTGRLKINPIVTWTDEQVESYIQEHDLIINPLTKQGYPSIGCATCTLPVAEGEDPRSGRWAGSNKTECGLHT; this is encoded by the coding sequence ATGAGCCTGGTCAGCGCGGCGGGAAGCCTCGGTGGGCACGCGGGTGACTACCGCGACCCAGCGATCAGTCCCGATGGCGAACCAACGACAACCACTCCACTAGCGGACGTGCAAAGGCAAGCGCACGAATCCCTAGCGGCAAAGTGGAATCCAGAGCTGGAGAAGTTCTCAGCCGAGGAGATCCTCGACTGGGCTGACGAACACGTGGCTGGATCTATCGCAGTGACGATGAGCATGCAGGATACGGTCTTGGCGGAGCTGGCCGAGGGGCGATTGCGTAACGCAGAGCTGGTGTTCCTGGATACGGGTTACCACTTTGATGAGACCATTCAGACTCGCGACCAAGTGGCCGAGCGCTACAGACTTCCACTGAGGAATGTCACACCAACGCTGAGCCGAAAAGAGCAAGACAAGGTTTACGGCCCCCGCCTATACCTGCGCGATAACACCGCGTGCTGCCGCATGCGGAAAGTAGAACCGCTGGCACGGATGCTCAATCCTTTTACCGCGTGGGTCACAGGTATTCGGCGAGTGGACAGTGCCCTGCGTGCGAACACTCCGGTACTGGAAGTTGACCGGACGGGCCGGCTGAAGATCAATCCCATTGTGACGTGGACTGATGAGCAGGTCGAAAGCTACATCCAAGAACACGACCTCATCATCAACCCGCTCACGAAGCAGGGATACCCCTCCATTGGCTGCGCGACCTGCACCCTGCCCGTGGCGGAAGGGGAGGATCCACGCTCTGGCCGTTGGGCAGGATCCAACAAGACGGAATGCGGGTTGCACACATGA